One Gigantopelta aegis isolate Gae_Host chromosome 1, Gae_host_genome, whole genome shotgun sequence genomic region harbors:
- the LOC121378553 gene encoding leukocyte elastase inhibitor C-like, with amino-acid sequence MALSMAYLSARASTARELQTTLYLTQLKTQRNVHTAFRRLTDSLRHEVENATLRLVNAMYVRRSVSLRNRFVRKMRRFYKARIKTFTFRQLGGPEANINKWIQKRSRKKIKDFLPPESVNSQTLLMLMNAVFFRGSWLSPFNKKDTAKFSFRLNRVQSISVEMMNVNANFRSKYSSTLGCRSLELPYAGDRFSLFVILPNRVENLQQLERQLTVHHLEDLLNITNQPVRLRVRIPKFKLETSFRLKRALQHLGIEEVFKTGSADLTGINGKRRSLHVNDVAHKSCVEVDEGGTKGLSDQLPVKESVSKPPSFYVDRPFLFIIRDKIFRINLLMGKIVEPSV; translated from the coding sequence ATGGCGCTCTCTATGGCGTATCTATCGGCGCGTGCGTCCACAGCACGTGAGCTGCAGACGACTCTCTATTTGACGCAGTTAAAGACGCAGAGAAATGTGCACACGGCTTTCCGCCGTCTGACCGATTCACTGAGACACGAAGTGGAGAATGCCACTTTAAGACTCGTCAACGCAATGTACGTCCGCAGGTCCGTCAGTCTCAGAAACCGATTTGTGCGCAAGATGAGACGCTTTTACAAGGCCCGGATCAAAACATTCACTTTCAGGCAACTGGGCGGTCCGGAAGCgaatataaataaatggattCAAAAGCGGAGCAGGAAAAAGATCAAGGATTTCCTTCCACCAGAGTCTGTTAACTCTCAAACGCTGTTGATGCTTATGAACGCAGTGTTCTTCAGAGGGAGTTGGTTGTCTCCCTTCAACAAAAAGGACACTGCGAAATTTTCTTTCAGATTAAACAGAGTTCAGAGCATCAGTGTGGAAATGATGAACGTCAACGCTAACTTCCGGTCCAAGTACAGTTCTACGTTGGGATGCAGATCCTTAGAGCTGCCATACGCTGGGGACAGGTTCAGTTTGTTCGTCATCCTGCCGAATCGTGTTGAAAACCTGCAACAGTTGGAAAGACAATTAACAGTTCACCATCTGGAAGATCTGCTAAACATTACAAATCAGCCAGTCAGACTGAGAGTTCGCATCCCAAAGTTCAAACTGGAAACGTCCTTCCGGCTTAAACGTGCCTTGCAGCATCTTGGAATCGAAGAGGTCTTTAAGACCGGCAGTGCAGACCTCACGGGAATTAACGGAAAGAGACGAAGCCTCCACGTGAATGACGTGGCTCACAAATCATGTGTCGAGGTTGACGAGGGAGGAACGAAGGGATTAAGTGACCAATTACCAGTGAAAGAATCCGTCTCAAAACCGCCATCGTTTTACGTGGATCGTCCATTTCTCTTTATTATCAGAGACAAGATATTTcgaataaatttattaatgggAAAGATAGTGGAACCTTCAGTCTGA